CACGGGCCAGGACGGACACCAGCAGCAACGACCGGAGCCCGGGCTGGGCGAGCGCCTGCCGGTAAGGTGTCAAGTTCACGATGGTCCGTACCTCCGGCGGCCATCCTTCGCCGGGGGTACGACATCGGCAAGCCGTTTACCGGCTCAAGCGGCCCGCATCACAGCCTCACCCTGCAAGGTCACCCCGGCGCCCTGCATCGCCCGCACCGCCACGTCGAGGGTCTCCGGCGCGACGGCGGCGGTCAGGTCGAGCAGCACCGTGGTGTCGAAGCCCTCGCGGGCCGCGTCCAGCGCGGTGGCGCGTACGCAGTGGTCGGTGGCGATGCCCACCACGTCGACCCGGTCCACGTCGTGCCGGCGCAGCCAGTCCGCCAGGCACTCGCCGCCCTCGGCGTGCCCCTCGAAGCCGGAGTACGCGGCGGCGTGCTCGCCCTTGTGGAAGATCGCCTCCACCCGGCCGGTCTCCAGCTCGGGGTGGAACTCGGAGCCGGGGGTGCCCACCACGCAGTGCCGCGGCCAGGAGTCGACGTAGTCCGGCGGATCGCCGAAGTGCGCCCCCGGGTCGACGTGGTAGTCCTTGGTGGCGACCACGTGGTCCCAGCGCTGCGGTTCGGCGGCGAGCAGCCGGGAGATCCCGGCGGCCACGCCGGCGCCGCCGGCGACGGCGAGCGAGCCGCCCTCGCAGAAGTCGTTCTGCACGTCCACGATGATCAAGGCGTTGGCCATCGGAGGTGTCCTTCCTCAGCTTGCCGGTACGACGGTGACCGGGATGGCCGGGTCACCGGCGGAGAGCTTCAACCCCTCCCAGGGGATCGAGATCAGGCACTGCCGCAGGTGCTCCCGGGACTCGTCCAGCGACGGCAGCGCCACCGGCTCCCCGTCCACGATGAACGAGCGTTGCAGCAGCCGGTCGTTGGGCTGCCGGTCCGGCACGCCCTGCGGCACGACGACCTCCTCGGTGGCGGTGCCGGTCGGCTTGTGCCGGCGTACCGCGACCTTCCGGCCGCCGATGGTGGCCTTGTGCTCGGAGCGCTTGACCACCGCCCGGCCCTCCACCTCGACCAGCTTGTAGACCAGCCCGGCGGTCGGCGCGCCGGATCCGGTGACCACGGCGGTGCCGGCGCCGTACATGTCGACCGGCTCGGCGGCGAGCGTGGCGATGGCGTACTCGTCCAGGTCGCCGGAGACGATGATCTTCGTCTCGGTCGCGCCGAGCGAGTCGAGCAGTTCCCGGGACTGCTGGGCGATCACCGTCAGGTCGCCCGAGTCGATCCGGACGGCCCGCAGCTCCGGCCCGGCCACCTCGATCGCGTTACGGATGCCCTGGGTGATGTCGTACGTGTCGACCAGCAGGGTGGTGTCCTTGCCCAGGGTGGCCACCTGCGAGGCGAACGCCGCCTTCTCGTCGTCGTGCAGCAGGGTGAACGCGTGGGCGGCCGTGCCGGCGGTCGGGATGCCGTAGCGCTGCCCCGCCGCCAGGTTGGAGGTGAACCGGAACCCGGCCAGGTACGCCGCCCGCGCCGCGGCCACCGCCGCCTCCTCGTGCGCCCGCCGCGAACCCATCTCGATCAGCGCCCGGCCCCGGGCCGCGGTGACCATCCGGGCGGCGGCGGCCGCCACCGCGCAGTCGTGGTTGAGCACCGAGAGCACCAGCGTCTCCAGCACCACGCACTCGGCGAAGCTGCCGGAGACGGTGAGGATCGGCGAGCCGGGGAAGAAGAGTTCACCCTCGGCGTACCCGTCGACGTCGCCGGTGAAGCGGTAGCCGGCCAGCCACTCGGCGGCGGCGTCGTCGACCACGCCGGTGCGGCGCAGGAAGTCGATCTCCGTCGCGTCGAAGCGGAAGTCGCGGATCAGGTCGACCAGCCGGCCCGTCCCGGCGACCACGCCGTACCGCCGGCCGGTCGGCAGCCGCCGGCTGAACACCTCGAAGGCGCAGCGGCGCTCGGCCGTGCCGTCCCGCAGGGCAGCACTGACCATGGTCAGCTCGTAGTGGTCGGTCAGCAGCGCGGGGCGAAGGGTGCTCACCGCCCCAGCCTAGAGTTCACTCCGTCCCGTCGCCGTCGTGGCCCGTGATCGAGCGCAACGCCGCCGGCAGTTCGGCCCGCCCGGTGATGCCGAGCTTGCTGTAGACCCGCTGGAGGTGGTTCTCCACCGTCCGGGTGGAGAGGAACAGTCGCTCGGCGATCAGCCGGCTGGTCACCCCCGCCGCGGCCAGCCCGGCGATCTGCCGCTCCCGGTCGGTCAGCGCCGGACGCAGCGCCTCCAACGCCGGGGTACGGATCTGGTCGGCGGCGCCGAGCAGGGCCCCGAGCCGCTGGTGGGCGGCGGCGGCCGAGGCGGCGCGGGCCCGGCGCAGCCCGTGCAGGGCGGTCGCGGCGGCCTCGGCGGCCCACACCGTCAGGCCCAGCGCGGCGAAGGCGTCGGCCACTTCCAGCAGGTCCGCGGCGTCGTCGGCGACGGTGGCCCGGGCGTACCGGGCGAGCAGCGGCGGCAGCACCCCGTCGACCCGGTCGGAGAGTTCGGTCAGCCGCTGCGCCACCGTACGCCGGCCGCCGTCGGTGCAGGTCGGCCCGACCGGCGTGTCCGCCCGGCCCAGCCGGACCAGGTCGTGCAGGACCAGCACCTCGTGCCCGGCCAGCCCGTCGGCGCGCAGCCGGTCGGCCAGGTCGGCGAGGTGCTTGGTGGCCCCGGGCAGGTCGCCGCCGGCCGCCAGCACCGCGCCCCGGGCCTGCTCCAGCCACGGGTACAGCACCGCCATCCCCGGGGTGTGCACCCGGTCCGCCTCGGCCATCGCCTCCGCCGCCGCCCCGGCGTCGCCGTGCAGGGCTGCCGCCTGGGCGCGCTCGGCGTGCGCCAGCCCGGCGTAGACCCGGCTGGTGGCCAGCACCGCGCAGGCCCCGAGGCTGATCTTGAGGGCGTCGCCGCTGCGCCCGCGCAGCCGGGCCGCGTACGCCTGGAGGATGGCCAGGTAGCCGGTGCCGAGCCGGAAGTCGCCGGCCCCGGCCAGGTCGGCGAACTCGTCCGCGGCGATCGCGTCGATGCCGGCCAGGTCGCCGGCGAGCGCCAGCCGGGTGCCCCGGGCCAGCTCCATCGCGAGCTGGAGGTAGGGCATGTCGGCCCGCCAGGCCGGCGCCTCGGCCTGCACCCGGGCGATCGCCGCCGCGCTGCGCCGGAACTGCCCGCGCGCCGCGTCGAGGTGGGCGATGGTGCACCGGGCCAGCTCGCGGGCCGCCACGCCGGCGGCCGGGCGGTCGAGCACCGACCGGGACAGCCGCAGCGCCTCCGTCGGGTCGAGGCCGTGCAGCCGCATGATCGCCTCGAAGGCCCGGACCCGCGCCTGGTCGCCCGGGTCGGCCAGCTCTGCGCCCGCGCGGGCGATCTCCTCCACCGTGGACTCCCGGCTGAGCCCCCAGTAGGTGACCATGCCGCGTACCGTCAGCCAGCGGCTGAGCCGCCGGTCGGAGGTGACCTCGCCGGTCACCGCGTCGAGCACCCGGACCGCCTCGTCCGGCCGGTCGGCGAACATGAGGATGGTGGCGAGCAGCTCCGCGGCGTCGAAGCCGCCGTCGGCGTCGAGCGCCGCGCGGGCCAGCCGGGTCGCCAGGGGTACGTCGTAGCGGGCGAACGCCTGCGCCGCCGCGCCCAGCAGCAGGGTGCCGTCCTGGGCGGTGCCGGAGTCCAGCCGCCACACCGCGACCCGGAGCAGGTCGCCCCGGCGGCGCGCGCCGACCGCCTCCAGCAGCTCGGCCAGGCGGGCCTGCAACCGTCTGGTCCGGCTGACCGGGCAGCGGCGGCGCATGATCTCCCCGTACAGCGGGTGGGCCAGTCGGGCGTCGAAGCGGCGGTCGTCCTGCACCACGGTGATCAGGCCGCGCTCCTCGGCCAGCTCCACGTCGGCCGGGTCGGCGGCCTGGCTCAGCAGGTGCAGGCCGAGCGGCTCGCCGAAGGCGACCAGCTCCACCACCGCCCGTACGCCCGACTCCAGCCGGCCGATCCGGGTGTCGATCAGGTCGGTCAGGCTGGGGGCGAGCTCCAGCCGGCCGGTCCAGCGCCAGACCCCGTAGCGGCGGTCCAGCTCGCCCCCGCCGGCCGCGGCGTGCACCAGCTCGCGCAGCAGCAGCGGGTTGCCGGCGGAGAGCCGGAACAGCCGCTCGGCCGAGCCGGCGTCGACCGGACCGTCCAGGATGGCGGCGAGCAGGTTCGTGGTCTCGGTGGGACCCAGCGGGGCCAGCTCCGCGTGCTCGACCAGGTCGTCGGTCCAGAGCGCCCGGATCGGCAGCGGGATCTGCTCGCCGTTGCGCAGCGTCCCCAGGACGGTGGTGTTCTCCTGCCGGGCGAGCAGGTGGACCAGCGCCGCCGACGGCGGGTCGAGCAGGTGGGCGTCGTCGATGGCGAGCACGATCCGCCGGCCGGCCGCCTGCTCCCGCAGCACCTCCACGGCCCAGCGCAGCACCCCGGCGGGGGAGAGGCCCTCGGGCTGCTCGGCGGGGAGCACCTGGGCCAGCCCGCCGAAGGGCAGGGCGGCGGTGGCGCTGCTGGCGGCGACGTACCAGATCGCGTAGCGCTCGGGGGGCAGCGCGCGGACGCCCTCGCGCAGCAGCCGGCTCTTGCCGACCCCGGCGCTGCCGCTGAAGAAGAGCCCGCGTCCCTCGACCCCGTCCACCGCCGATTGCAGACGGTCAAGTTCGTCCGTTCGGCCGACGAAACACCACCGACTCATCGGAGCAGCATATCGATGGAATTCCGTCCGCGCGGGCACCGTCACGCTGCGAAGTTGAGTAATCTCGCAGTTACCGGTGAGTATCCGAGGTGTTCCGTGCCAGTCGGTAAGAGCCCTTACTCTTCCGGCATCCGGGGTGCCACCACACCGGACGTGTCCGCGGGCGGAGCCACTGCCCGCCCTACCGGGAGGCCACCGATGAGACCCGGCCCACTCCCCGGGGTCGACGTGCCCGGCGGTCCTGGCGGCGCAGCCGGGCTGCCCCGCTGCGCTCCGCTGACGACGCGCCTGGGGGTCACCGAGCCCGCGTCCGACGAGCCGCTCACCGTGGTCGCCGCCGGCCCGGCCGGCGCGGCCCGGCGCGAGGTGCTCGCCGCCCTGCTGGGCGTCTCCTCCGGCATGCTCGCCGTGCCGACCGGCAGCACCCTGCTGGTCCGGCACGACCGGACGGCCACCCGCGCGGCCTACGTCCCGGGCTACTCGAAGCCGCACTCCTACGGCGCGGACCAGGCGGCCGCCGGTCCCGCGTTGGCCCGGCCCCCGCGCCGGGTGGAGCTGCACCTGCCCGAGCCGCTGCTGCGCCACTTCGCGCTGCTCGACACGCCGGACACCGACACCCTCGGCGTCGCCGGCGGCCGGGTGCTGCTCGACGCGGTCGGGCGTGGCGGGGCGCTGCTCTTCGTCATCGGCGCGGACCAGGCCTTCGGCGCCGCCGAGCTGCACCTGCTCACCCAGGTGGCCCGCGCGTCGGTCGCGGTCTTCTTCGTGGTCACCCCGGGTGCCGGAGGGTGGGCGACGACCACCGAGGCGGCCGGGACGGAGGACACGGGGGAGTCCGTCCCGTCGCCGGTGGACCCGGCGGAGGTCAGCGTCGAGGCGCACCGGGCGGCGCTGCTCGCCGCCGTGCCGTCGCTGGCCGGGGCCCGGTGGTTCCCGGTGCACCAGGCCGAGCACCCCGGCCTGCGCCGGGCGCTGGTGGGCTGGGCGGCCGACGAGGGGCTGCGCCGGGCCAGCCTGCAACCGCCCGAGCTGCCCGGCGAGCGCGGCCGGGTGAGCGTGCCGCCGGACGCCGACGCCGGGGCGTGGTCGGAGTGGCTGGAACGGCAGAGCCGCTCCTGCGCCCGCAGCATCCGCCAGCACCTCGCCCTGGAGCTGGCCAACGCCCACCTGCGGGTGGTCCAGGAGATCGTCTTCGGGGTCGGCTGCGCGGGTCTGCCGCAGCTGCTGGACCGGGAGATGGAGGCGCTGTCGCTGCTCGCCACCGTGCAGTGCGACGAGGCGGTCCGGGGCATCGTCGACGAGGCCGCCGCGCAGGTGCTCGGTGCGCCGGTGGCCGAGGGGGTCCGGCGCCGCATCGCCCGGGCCACCCGCCTGCGCCTGGCCGACCAGCCGTCCGGGCGGGACCTCGACCGGGTGCTCCTGGTGACCAGCACCGCCGGGGTCGGCGACCTGACCGGCGCGGCGGCGCTGGACGCGCTCGCCGGGCACCCCGGCGCACCGCGCGACGAGGTGCTGCCGCCGGTGGGGGTGGCGCTCTCCGGCGGGTGCTGGCAGCACTGGCGCAGCCCCGGCAACGACGATCCGAGCGGCGCCCGGTCCTGGGCCCAGCGGGCGCTGCGCGAGGTCGAGCTGGAGCTGTGCCGGGAGGTGTCCCGGCGCTTCGAGGTGATCCGTCTCTCGCTCGGCGCGGTGCTCTCCGATGCGCTCGACCACGGCATCCTGCTCGCCTGAGCGCGTGGCCCACGCGCTGTCGCCCGGCCCGGTCACCGCGGTCCGGGAGGGTGAACCGGACGGCCCCGGCGTTCCGGTTCATCGGTTCGCCGGATCCGGTGGCACGATGGGGGGCATGGCGGCTCCACAGGTTGCACCGGTCGAGACGCCGGACACCGACGAGGTGCCGGTGTCGGACCGGCCTTGGGTGACGATCGTCTGGGACGACCCGGTCAATCTCATGACGTACGTGACCTGGGTCTTTCAGAAGCTCTTCGGGTACAGCCGGGAGAAGGCCGAGAAACTGATGCTGGACGTGCACCACAAGGGCAAGGCCGTGGTGTCGACCGGCGCCCGGGAGCGGATGGAGCACGACGCGTCGCAGCTGCACGCGTACGGGCTGTGGGCGACGGTGGAGCGCTCGTGAGCATGTTCCGTCGCCAGGGCGACCGGTACGTCGCCACCTTCGCCGTGGACGAGGTCCGCGTGCTGCGCAAGGTCGCCTCCGAGGTGGTCGGGCTGCTCACCGACGGGTTCGACCACGGCGACCCGGTGGTCGGGCGGCTCTTCCCCGACGCGTACCCGGACGACCCGGCCGGGACCGCGGAGTTCCGTCGGTACACCGAGGGCGACCTGAAGACCGCCAAGATCGACCAGGCGGGGGCGATCCTGGCCGCGCTGCCGGACTCCGCCGGCGGCGAGGTGCGGCTGGACGCCGAGGCGGCCGAGGCGTGGCTGCGGGCGCTCAACGACGCCCGGCTGGCGATGGGCGTCCGGCTGGAGATCAAGGACGGCACCGACCTCGGCGAGGAACTGGACGACGCGGTCGCCGAGGACCCCACCTCGTCCCGAGTGTTCCAACTGTCGGTATACGCCTACCTCGGCTACCTGCAGGAGTCCCTGCTCAACGCCTTGATCGACTGAAGTGTGACGGTCGCCGCCTCGCCGGGCCCGGCAGGTGGGCGCTAGGCTGGGCCACGTGCTGAGCATCGACCGGTCGATCGTCGAGGCGATCGTCGCCCACGCGCGCCGGGACCACCCGGACGAGGCGTGCGGCGTGGTCGCCGGTCCCGCCGGCAGCGACACCCCCACCCGGCACATCCCGATGGACAACGCCGCCCGCTCGATGACGTTCTACGAGTTCGACTCGATGGAGCAGTTGCGCGTGTGGCGGGAGATGGACGACCGCGACGAGGAGCCGGTCGTCATCTACCACTCGCACACCGCGACGGAGGCGTACCCGTCCCGCACGGACATCTCCTTCGCCGGTGAGCCCGGGGCCCACTACCTGCTGGTCTCCACCCGCGAGCCCGACACGGAGGAGATCCGCTCCTTCCGCATCGTCGACGGCGTGGTGACCGAGGAGCCGGTGCGGATCGTGGACGCCGCCGTTGACCCGCACGCGGTGCAGTCCTACATGTTCGGGCAGAGCCCGGCGACGGTCGACTACGAGTGTTCGGGCCGCTGACCCTTCAGCCCCGTTCCCTCTCTCCCGTCACCGAGCACACCCGATCAAGGAGCACGCCACCATGGCCATCGAGGTTCGCATCCCCACCATCCTGCGCAGCTACACCGGCGGCGCGAAGGTCGTCGAGGGCGCCGGGGACACCCTGGGCGACCTGCTCACCGACCTGGACTCCCGGCACGCCGGCCTGAAGGCCCGGCTGGTCACCGACGCCGGCACGCTGCACCGCTTCGTCAACGTCTACGTCAACGACGAGGACGTCCGCTTCCTGGGCGCGCTCGACGCCAAGCTCAACGACGGCGACAGCGTGACCATCCTGCCGGCCGTCGCCGGTGGCGCCTTCGGCTTCGCGGCCGCCGCCGCGCTGGCCGGTGGCCGCCGCGTCGCCGCCGTCCGCTGACGGCGGCCGTCATGGCGCGGTACGACAGCCTGCTCGACGCCTGCGGCGGCACCCCCCTGGTGGGGCTGCCCCGGCTCTCGCCGACGGTGCCCGAGGGGGCACCGCCGGTGCGGCTCTGGGCGAAGCTGGAGGACCGGAACCCGACCGGCAGCATCAAGGACCGCGCGGCCCTGTTCATGGTCCGCGCGGCGGAGGAGGCCGGTCGGCTCCGTCCGGGTGACACCATCCTGGAGCCCACCAGCGGCAACACCGGCATCTCGCTGGCCATGGTGGCCAAGCTGCGCGGCTACCGGCTGGTCTGCGTCATGCCGGAGAACGTCTCCACCGAGCGGGTCCAGCTGCTCCGGATGTACGGCGCGGAGATCATCTTCTCGCCGGCCGCCGGCGGCTCGAACCAGGCCGTCGCGACCGCGAAGCAGATCTCGGCCGAGCATCCCGACTGGGTGATGCTCTACCAGTACGGCAACGAGGCCAACGCCCGGGCGCACTACGAGACGACCGGGCCGGAGCTGCTGCACGACCTGCCCACGATCACCCACTTCGTGGCGGGTCTGGGCACCACCGGCACCCTGATGGGCACCGGACGGTACCTGCGCGAGAAGGTCGACGGCATCCAGGTGGTGGCCGCCGAGCCGCGCTACGGCGAGTTGGTCTACGGCCTGCGCAACATCGACGAGGGGTACGTCCCGGAGCTCTACGACGCCACCGTGCTCAACCGGCGGTTCTCCGTCGGCACCCGGGACGCGGTGCTGCGCACCCGGCAGCTCGTCGAGGTGGAGGGGATCTTCGCGGGCTTCTCCACCGGGGCGATCCTGCACGCCGCCCTGGCCGTGGCGCACGAGGCGGTGCGCGAGGGTCGCCGGGCCGACGTCGCCTTCGTGGTCTGCGACGGCGGCTGGAAGTACCTCTCCACGGGCGCGTACGGCGGCACCCTCGCCGACGCCGAGGACGCCCTCGAAGGACAGCTCTGGGCGTGATGCCCGGCCACGGGCCGGTCGGTGCGTCGCCGGCCGGCCCCGTGGGTGTCACGTTGATGACAAGTTCCAGTAGACGATTCTTGCCCCGCCGTCGCTGCGCGTAGGCTGCGCAGCGTGGCGTACGCGTCGGTAGAGATCATCAGCGGTGCTGACACCGGCGTGTCGACTACGGTCGGTGACAGCGGAGCGACTGGATGAGACTGACCGTCCTGGGCTGCGCGGGCAGCTTCCCCGGCCCCGAATCACCCTGCTCCGCCTACCTGGTCGAGGCGGACGGCTTCCGCCTCCTGGTGGACTTCGGCTCCGGCGCGCTCTCCACCCTCCAGCGCTACGTGGGGCTGCACGCCCCCGACGCCATCCTCCTGACCCACCTGCACTGCGACCACATCCTCGACGCCGCCTCGTACGTGGTGGTCCGCCGGTACGCCCCGGACGGCCCGTACCCGCCGCTGCCGGTGTACGCCCCGTCCGGCGCCCCGGACCGGCTCGCCGCCGTGTACGGCCAGGAGGACAGCACGGTCGAGGACGTCTACCAGTTCTACGGCCTGCAGCCCGGCACCTTCCCGATCGGCCCGTTCACCGTCACCGTCGACCGGATGAACCACCCCGTCGAGACGTACGGGGTGCGGCTGGAGCACGGCGGCCGGGTGCTCTGCTACTCCTCGGACACCGCGCCCTGCGACGCCCTGCTGCGGCTGGCCCAGGACGCCGACGTCTTCCTCTGCGAGGCGAGCTACCTCGACGGCATGGACAACCCGCCGGACCTGCACCTGACCGGCCGGGAGGCCGGCGAGGCGGCCACCAAGGCGGGCGTGGGCCGGCTCCTGCTCACCCATCTCGTGGTGGCCTGGGGCAGCGAGTCGCAGACCGTCGAGGCGGCGGCCGGGGCGTACACCGGGCCGCTGGAAGTCGTCCGCGCCGGCGCCACGTACGACGTGTGACGGGGCAGCCGGTGCGGGCCGGCTGACCCTAGGATCTCGCGGGTGACCGATCCCCACCCGCATCCCGACGCCGGCCCGGGTCGGGTGCCCGCCGGGCCGTACCCGCCCGGACCCGCGCCGCAGCAGCCGCCCGCGCCGGGACCGTTCCCGCCCCGCCCCGCCGGGACAGGGCCGACAGGTCCGATCCCGGTCGGACCGTTCGCGCCGCCCGTCGAGCAGCCGCCCGCGCCCGTGCCGCCCGTGCTGGCCGTGCCGCCCGTGCCCGCCGTGCCGGCTGCGTCGCCGGTGCCGACCGGGTCGCCCGTGGGGCAGTCGGGCGGGCCGTACCCGGTCGGCGCCGGGCCGTACCCGACGGCCGGGCCGTACCCGACGGCCGGGCCGTACCCGGCGGGTGCGGGGCCGTCTGCGGCGGCCTGGGCGCAGCCAGCCGGTGCGGGGCCGCAGCCGCTCGCGCCGTACCCGGCCTCGGCCGGTCAGCACGGCGGGCCGTACCCGGCGAGTGGGCCGCCGCCGGGCCCGGTCCCGCCCGTCCGGGCAGCGGGCACCGGCGGCAAGCGGGTGGCCGTCCTGGTGCTGGCCGGGGTGCTGATCCTCGCCCTCTGCGCCGGTGGGGGCCTCTTCGGCTGGTTCGGCTGGTTCGTGCCCCGGCAGGAGGCGCAGCAGCGGGAGGCCATCCGCGAGGACCTCGGGGTGCCGCGCGGGTTCACCGCGGTGCAGTCGTTCCAGGGCGACGACGTGCTGGTGGCGACGTACCGGCTCCGCTGCCCGAAGGGGGTCTGCCCGCGCGGGGTCGCGCAGGACCTGCACGAATGGCTCTCCGACGCCGGGGCGCAGGGCACCGAGGTCACCGACGTGGCCGGGTGCGTCGCCCACGGTCAGCGGCCCGGTGGGCCGTTGTGCGAGTGGCGCTGGCGCGTGCGGGGCTGCCGGGCGGAGGCGTCCACCCAGGGACTGGAAGAGGCCCCGGTGGGATGGGACCGGGACATGGTCCTGCTGATGCGGCTGCGCGAGTGCGACTGATCCCGGCGGCCCGGGGCGGTGGGCGCGCAGGGCGGCGGGGCGTCGGGCGGGCCGCCGTCGCCCTAGGATCTGCCGCGTGAGCGACCCCTCCGGGAACCCGTACGGGCACCCCGCCGGCCCTGCCCACCCCTCGGCGGCGGGCCGGCCCGCGTCCTGGGCGCACCCCGCCGCACCGGCGTACCCCACCGGCCCGCACCCGGCGGCGCCGCCCGTCCCGCAGCCGATGCGTCCGGACGGGCAGCCGGTCCCCGGCCACCCCGGACCGGGCGGCCCGCAGCCGTACCGGGCGGCTCCGGTCCCGCCGGCGCGCGGCGGGCGCGGCACGGTGTGGGTGGTCCTCGCCGTGGTGGTCGTGCTGGTCCTCGGCTGCGGTGGCGCCGCCGGCTACGTCGGCTGGTTCCGCCCCTGGTACGACGCGAAGCAGCGGGCCGAGGCGCAGACCCGGCTGGGCGCACCCGACGGCTTCACCGAGACGTCGGCGCTGGACAACGACGGCGCGGAGACCCGCACCGTGGTCTACGAGGTCACCTGCCAGGGCAGCGTCTGCCCCGTCGACGTGCCGGAGAGCCTGTACGCCTGGCTGGTCCGGGCCGGGCGGACCGACCTCGACCCCACCGACATCCGCAACTGCCTGCTGCGGCGCGCGCAGGCCGGCGCCGACGCGTGCAGCGACTGGCGATGGCGCTGGGACGGCTACGCGGTGCGCGTCGAGACCCGGGGCGCCCTGCCGCTCGCCGACCCCACGGCGACGGGGCGGAGGACCCTCCAGGTCTGGTTCCACCTCGGTCCCCGCCACTGACCACGGTCGGGCACCGACGCGTGCGCCGGACGCGGCACCCGGGGACGGTCCGTTCACGGCACCGCATAAGGTGCAGGGATGGCGCGACCTGACGGGCGGCTGCCCGACCAACTCCGACCGGTCACCCTCACCCGTGGCTGGAGCACCCACCCGGAGGGCTCGGTGCTCGTCGAGTTCGGCGGCACCCGGGTGCTCTGCACGGCCAGCGTCACCGAGGGGGTGCCCCGCTGGCGCAAGGGATCCGGGCTCGGGTGGGTGACCGCCGAGTACGCGATGCTGCCCCGGGCCACCAACACCCGCTCCGACCGGGAGAGCGTGCGCGGCAAGGTCGGCGGGCGTACCCACGAGATCTCCCGCCTGATCGGGCGCAGCCTGCGGGCCGGCATCGACCTGAAGGCGCTCGGCGAGAACTCGATCGTGCTCGACTGCGACGTGCTCCAGGCCGACGGCGGCACCCGTACGGCGGCGATCACCGGCGCGTACGTCGCCCTGCACGACGCGGTGACCTGGCTGGCCGCCCGCAAGGCGCTGGCCGGCAAGCCGGAGAAGGTCATGCACCGGTCGGTGGCCGCGGTCAGCGTCGGCGTCATCGCCGGCGAGGCGCGGCTGGACCTGAACTACGAGGAGGACGTCGCCGCCGAGGTGGACATGAACGTGGTCTGCACCGGCGCCGGCGAGTTCGTCGAGGTGCAGGGGACGGGGGAGGACGGCGTCTTCTCCCGGGGGCAGCTGGACGCGCTGCTCGACCTGGGCCTGGCGGGCTGTGTGGAACTGGCCGAGGCACAGCGGAAGGCACTGGCATCATGAACAAGGTCCTGCTCGCCACCCGTAACCGCAAGAAGCTCATCGAGCTGCAGCGGATCCTCGACGGCGCGCTCGGCGCGCACCGGATCGCCCTGGTCGGGCTGGACGACGTCGAGGAGTACCCGGAGCTGCCGGAGACCGGCCTGACCTTCGGCGAGAACGCGTTGATCAAGGCGCGGGAGGGCTGCCGGCGCACCGGCCTGCCGACCATCGCCGACGACTCCGGCATCGCCGTCGACGCGCTCAACGGCATGCCGGGCGTGTTCAGCGCCCGCTGGGCCGGCAGCCACGGCGACGACAAGGCCAACCTCCAGCTCGTCCTGGACCAGATCGCCGACCTGCCCGACGAGCACCGCAAGGCGTCCTTCGTCTGCACCGTCGCGCTGGTGCTGCCCGGCGGCAAGG
This genomic interval from Micromonospora coxensis contains the following:
- the rdgB gene encoding RdgB/HAM1 family non-canonical purine NTP pyrophosphatase encodes the protein MNKVLLATRNRKKLIELQRILDGALGAHRIALVGLDDVEEYPELPETGLTFGENALIKAREGCRRTGLPTIADDSGIAVDALNGMPGVFSARWAGSHGDDKANLQLVLDQIADLPDEHRKASFVCTVALVLPGGKEHLVDGRQSGRLLRAPRGEGGFGYDPIFLGDGQDRTNAELTPEEKDAISHRGKALRELAKLVAKVLPPA
- a CDS encoding MBL fold metallo-hydrolase, giving the protein MRLTVLGCAGSFPGPESPCSAYLVEADGFRLLVDFGSGALSTLQRYVGLHAPDAILLTHLHCDHILDAASYVVVRRYAPDGPYPPLPVYAPSGAPDRLAAVYGQEDSTVEDVYQFYGLQPGTFPIGPFTVTVDRMNHPVETYGVRLEHGGRVLCYSSDTAPCDALLRLAQDADVFLCEASYLDGMDNPPDLHLTGREAGEAATKAGVGRLLLTHLVVAWGSESQTVEAAAGAYTGPLEVVRAGATYDV
- a CDS encoding MoaD family protein codes for the protein MAIEVRIPTILRSYTGGAKVVEGAGDTLGDLLTDLDSRHAGLKARLVTDAGTLHRFVNVYVNDEDVRFLGALDAKLNDGDSVTILPAVAGGAFGFAAAAALAGGRRVAAVR
- the rph gene encoding ribonuclease PH, translated to MARPDGRLPDQLRPVTLTRGWSTHPEGSVLVEFGGTRVLCTASVTEGVPRWRKGSGLGWVTAEYAMLPRATNTRSDRESVRGKVGGRTHEISRLIGRSLRAGIDLKALGENSIVLDCDVLQADGGTRTAAITGAYVALHDAVTWLAARKALAGKPEKVMHRSVAAVSVGVIAGEARLDLNYEEDVAAEVDMNVVCTGAGEFVEVQGTGEDGVFSRGQLDALLDLGLAGCVELAEAQRKALAS
- a CDS encoding PLP-dependent cysteine synthase family protein, giving the protein MARYDSLLDACGGTPLVGLPRLSPTVPEGAPPVRLWAKLEDRNPTGSIKDRAALFMVRAAEEAGRLRPGDTILEPTSGNTGISLAMVAKLRGYRLVCVMPENVSTERVQLLRMYGAEIIFSPAAGGSNQAVATAKQISAEHPDWVMLYQYGNEANARAHYETTGPELLHDLPTITHFVAGLGTTGTLMGTGRYLREKVDGIQVVAAEPRYGELVYGLRNIDEGYVPELYDATVLNRRFSVGTRDAVLRTRQLVEVEGIFAGFSTGAILHAALAVAHEAVREGRRADVAFVVCDGGWKYLSTGAYGGTLADAEDALEGQLWA